One window of Acipenser ruthenus chromosome 17, fAciRut3.2 maternal haplotype, whole genome shotgun sequence genomic DNA carries:
- the LOC117423350 gene encoding F-box-like/WD repeat-containing protein TBL1XR1 — MSISSDEVNFLVYRYLQESGFSHSAFTFGIESHISQSNINGALVPPAALISIIQKGLQYVEAEVSINEDGTLFDGRPIESLSLIDAVMPDVVQTRQQAYRDKLAQQQAAAAAAATANQQGSAKNGENTANGEENGAHALPNNHGDMMEVDGDVDIPQNKAMVLRGHESEVFICAWNPVSDLLASGSGDSTARIWNLSENSTSSSTQLVLRHCIREGGQDVPSNKDVTSLDWNSEGTLLATGSYDGFARIWTKDGNLASTLGQHKGPIFALKWNKKGNFILSAGVDKTTIIWDAQTGEAKQQFPFHSAPALDVDWQSNNTFASCSTDMCIHVCKLGQDRPIKTFQGHTNEVNAIKWDPTGNLLASCSDDMTLKIWSMKQDTCVHDLQAHNKEIYTIKWSPTGPGTNNPNANLMLASASFDSTVRLWDVDRGICIHTLTKHQEPVYSVAFSPDGRYLASGSFDKCVHIWNTQTGALVHSYRGTGGIFEVCWNAAGDKVGASASDGSVCVLDLRK, encoded by the exons ATGAGTATAAGCAGTGATGAGGTCAACTTCTTGGTGTACAGATATCTACAGGAGTCAG GGTTCTCCCATTCAGCATTCACTTTTGGTATTGAGAGCCACATCAGTCAGTCCAATATAAATGGTGCCTTAGTGCCCCCTGCTGCTCTCATTTCTATCATACAGAAAGGCTTGCAGTATGTAGAAGCAGAAGTCAGCATCAATGAG GATGGTACGCTTTTTGATGGCAGGCCGATAGAGTCTCTTTCTCTAATAGATGCCGTGATGCCTGATGTGGTACAAACCAGACAGCAAGCTTACAGGGACAAACTTGCACAGCAGCAAGCAGCagccgctgctgctgccacagCCAATCAGCAAGGATCTGCAAAGAATGGGGAAAATACTGCGAACGGGGAGGAGAATGGAGCACATGCCTTACCAA ATAACCATGGAGACATGATGGAAGTAGATGGAGATGTAGATATTCCTCAGAATAAAGCTATGGTATTGCGTGGCCACGAGTCCGAAGTTTTCATCTGTGCTTGGAATCCAGTCAGTGACCTCCTTGCATCTGG GTCTGGTGATTCGACAGCACGCATCTGGAACCTTAGTGAGAACAGCACCAGCAGCTCAACTCAGCTTGTACTCAGACATTGCATACGGGAAGGAGGACAGGATGTACCAAGTAACAAAGATGTCACTTCATTAGACTGGAAT AGTGAAGGTACGCTACTAGCAACAGGCTCTTATGATGGATTTGCCAGAATATGGACGAAAGATG GTAATCTTGCCAgcaccttgggccagcacaaaggcCCTATTTTTGCTTTAAAATGGAATAAGAAAGGAAATTTCATTCTTAGTGCTGGTGTTGATAAG ACTACAATCATTTGGGATGCACAGACTGGAGAAGCCAAACAGCAGTTCCCTTTCCACTCTG CACCAGCACTAGATGTTGACTGGCAAAGTAACAACACATTTGCCTCATGCAGTACAGATATGTGCATCCATGTCTGTAAACTGGGACAGGACAGACCCATTAAGACATTCCAAGGGCACACA aatgaaGTTAATGCTATCAAGTGGGATCCAACTGGTAACCTGCTGGCATCCTGCTCTGATGACATGACTCTAAAG ATATGGAGCATGAAACAGGATACCTGTGTCCATGACTTACAAGCGCACAACAAAGAGATATACACTATCAAATGGAGCCCAACAGGACCTGGCACCAACAACCCAAATGCCAATCTTATGTTAGCAAG TGCATCATTTGACTCTACTGTTCGATTATGGGACGTAGACCGAGGAATCTGCATCCACACACTGACCAAACATCAGGAACCTGTGTACAGTGTAGCCTTTAGCCCAGATGGCAGGTACCTAGCCAGTGGCTCTTTTGACAAATGTGTACACATCTGGAATACACAG ACGGGCGCTCTAGTCCATAGCTACAGGGGAACAGGAGGGATTTTTGAGGTTTGCTGGAATGCAGCAGGAGACAAAGTTGGAGCAAGTGCATCAGATGGATCA GTTTGTGTATTAGATCTTCGGAAATAA